A genomic window from Chanodichthys erythropterus isolate Z2021 chromosome 1, ASM2448905v1, whole genome shotgun sequence includes:
- the thoc3 gene encoding THO complex subunit 3, which yields MASSYYQEMQEVFRNNNKSREFPAHSAKVHSVAWSCDGKRLASGSFDKTASVFVLEKDRLVKENNYRGHGDSVDQLCWHPTNPDLFVTASGDKTIRIWDVRTTKCMATVSTKGENINICWSPDGQTIAVGNKDDVVTFIDAKTHRPRAEEQFKFEVNEISWNNDNDMFFLTNGNGCINILSYPDLKLIQSINAHPSNCICIKFDPTGKYFATGSADALVSLWDVEELVCVRCFSRLDWPVRTLSFSHDGKMLASASEDHFIDIAEVETGEKLWEIQCESPTFTVAWHPKRPLLAYACDDKEGKYDSNREAGTVKLFGLPNDS from the exons ATGGCGTCCTCGTACTATCAGGAGATGCAGGAGGTTTTCAGGAATAACAATAAAAGCAGAGAGTTCCCAGCTCACAGTGCTAAAGTTCATTCGGTGGCCTGGAGCTGCGATGGAAAACGTCTGGCGTCTGGATCATTTGACAAAACCGCCAGTGTGTTTGTCCTGGAAAAAGACCGACTG GTGAAGGAAAACAATTACCGTGGACATGGAGACAGTGTGGATCAGCTGTGCTGGCATCCCACCAACCCTGATCTCTTCGTCACCGCATCTGGAGACAAGACCATCCGCATCTGGGACGTCCGGACCACCAAATGCATGGCTACAGTCAGCACGAAAG GGGAGAATATCAACATATGTTGGAGTCCTGATGGTCAGACCATTGCTGTAGGCAACAAGGATGATGTTGTGACCTTCATCGATGCCAAGACGCACCGTCCACGTGCTGAGGAGCAGTTCAAGTTTGAGGTCAATGAGATCTCCTGGAATAATGACAATGACATGTTCTTCCTGACAAACGGCAACGGCTGTATCAATATATTAAG CTACCCTGATCTCAAGCTCATACAGTCCATTAATGCCCATCCGTCCAACTGCATCTGCATTAAATTCGATCCCACTGGCAAGTATTTTGCCACAGGAAGTGCAGATGCCCTGGTCAGCCTGTGGGATGTGGAGGAGCTGGTGTGTGTTCGCTGCTTCTCCAG ACTAGACTGGCCTGTGCGGACGCTTAGTTTCAGTCATGACGGTAAAATGCTGGCGTCTGCCTCGGAGGACCATTTCATTGACATTGCTGAAGTAGAGACAG GTGAGAAGCTGTGGGAGATTCAGTGCGAGTCTCCAACCTTCACTGTAGCGTGGCATCCGAAGAGACCGCTGCTGGCGTATGCCTGCGACGACAAAGAGGGCAAATATGACAGCAACCGAGAGGCAGGGACCGTCAAGCTCTTTGGACTTCCCAATGACTCTTGA